In a genomic window of Amycolatopsis japonica:
- a CDS encoding arylamine N-acetyltransferase family protein has product MDVAAYLDRLGLDRPATADVAALRTLQERHLAVVPFENLSIHLGEPIVLDAETLFEKIVRRRRGGFCYELNGLFAALLGELGFDVTLQAAKVFRPDGTLGRPFDHAVVRVELEEPWLADVGFGRFSRFPLRLSATEAQADPDGEFLVLDAPHGDIDVLQDGKPQYRIERRPRALDEFVPTAFWQATSPDSHFTQGPTCSLPTKHGRVTLAGDKLIVTTHGVRTETRLSGDEEILEAYRKEFGIELDRVP; this is encoded by the coding sequence ATGGACGTCGCCGCATACCTCGACCGACTCGGGCTCGACCGCCCCGCCACCGCGGACGTCGCCGCGTTGCGGACGCTGCAGGAGCGCCACCTCGCGGTGGTGCCGTTCGAGAATCTGAGCATCCACCTCGGCGAACCGATCGTCCTGGACGCCGAGACACTGTTCGAAAAGATCGTGCGGCGGCGGCGTGGTGGCTTCTGTTACGAGCTGAACGGGCTCTTCGCCGCCTTGCTGGGCGAGCTGGGCTTCGACGTCACTCTGCAGGCCGCGAAGGTCTTCCGGCCGGACGGGACCCTCGGGCGGCCGTTCGACCACGCAGTCGTCCGTGTCGAGCTGGAAGAGCCGTGGCTGGCGGACGTCGGCTTCGGCCGGTTCAGCCGGTTCCCGCTGCGGCTGTCCGCCACCGAGGCGCAGGCCGACCCGGACGGCGAGTTCCTGGTGCTCGACGCGCCTCACGGCGACATCGACGTCCTCCAGGACGGCAAGCCCCAGTACCGGATCGAGCGGCGGCCGCGGGCGCTGGACGAGTTCGTCCCGACGGCGTTCTGGCAGGCGACCTCGCCGGATTCGCATTTCACGCAGGGGCCGACCTGCTCGCTGCCGACCAAGCACGGCCGCGTCACGCTGGCGGGTGACAAGCTGATCGTCACCACCCACGGCGTCCGCACGGAGACCAGGCTTTCGGGTGACGAGGAGATCCTGGAGGCGTATCGGAAGGAGTTC
- a CDS encoding serine hydrolase domain-containing protein produces MFRIAATAALLTVAMVLTAPAAQAATPAAVFDEILPRSLAEHHIPGAAVVVVEGGKTVFSKGYGVSSVDTQAKVDPERTGFLINSVGKSIAATAAMQLVEQGKLALDADVNTYLKSFKIPETFPGRPVTLSSLLTHTAGFEDRVYRMFTPREEKLPTLAEHLAAEMPTRVRPPGEVALYSNYGYALAGHLVELASGQSYSDYVRQHIFEPLGMKDSSVAQPTPDVPLATGYRWDGSAQVVPPANFGPEPPAGDGNVATPADMGRYLSANLVPGVFSRPLLDQLHGARFRNDPRLPAMGFGFSERYLNGLRLVEKTGDSPGFFSVLELVPEKNTGVYLAFNGGAFSGDAAAVTAEVLKAFVDRLQPATPVPAPVKLAGDVSRFEGSYNNTRLDYDNFTKVRALAGGVTVTADGDGVLTTSGLGEGTRRWTQTEPGLFTDAAGERIAFRESGEEVLLFAGDDPNSSYQRTSWLGSPSTHLLILGVSLLLLLGALVWWPIRAFVRRGRERNPSGARFATVAAWSAALAVLLFTTGFALLMSDLSAAAVALTSGHSPLLSVTLLLPNAVLLLTGAAVVCAVLAWVRGWWTTPARITYTVVSVALLAFLGVIASYHLVGLPYLA; encoded by the coding sequence ATGTTCCGAATCGCGGCCACCGCCGCCCTGCTGACCGTCGCGATGGTCCTGACCGCTCCCGCCGCCCAAGCCGCGACACCCGCCGCCGTCTTTGACGAAATCCTCCCGCGAAGCCTTGCCGAGCACCACATTCCCGGTGCCGCCGTGGTGGTCGTCGAGGGCGGTAAGACCGTGTTCTCGAAGGGTTACGGCGTGTCCTCAGTGGACACTCAGGCCAAGGTGGACCCTGAGCGCACCGGGTTCTTGATCAACTCCGTCGGCAAGTCGATCGCCGCGACGGCCGCGATGCAGCTCGTCGAACAGGGCAAGCTCGCACTGGACGCCGACGTCAACACGTACCTGAAGTCGTTCAAGATCCCCGAAACCTTCCCCGGCCGACCGGTCACCCTGTCGTCCCTGCTCACCCACACCGCGGGTTTCGAAGACCGCGTGTACCGGATGTTCACGCCACGGGAAGAGAAACTGCCGACGCTCGCGGAGCACCTCGCGGCCGAGATGCCCACCCGGGTCCGCCCGCCCGGCGAGGTCGCCCTCTACTCGAACTACGGCTACGCGCTGGCCGGGCATCTCGTGGAGCTCGCGTCAGGACAGTCCTATTCGGACTATGTGCGGCAGCACATCTTCGAACCGTTGGGAATGAAGGACAGCAGCGTCGCGCAGCCCACGCCGGATGTCCCGCTGGCGACCGGCTACCGCTGGGACGGCTCCGCGCAGGTCGTCCCGCCCGCCAACTTCGGCCCCGAACCGCCCGCGGGCGACGGGAACGTCGCGACTCCGGCCGACATGGGCCGCTACCTGTCCGCGAACCTCGTCCCCGGCGTGTTCAGCCGTCCCCTGCTCGACCAGCTGCACGGCGCGCGGTTCCGCAACGATCCGCGCCTGCCCGCGATGGGTTTCGGTTTCTCCGAGCGGTATCTGAACGGCCTGCGCCTGGTGGAGAAGACCGGTGACTCACCGGGTTTCTTCAGCGTGCTGGAACTCGTGCCGGAGAAGAACACCGGCGTGTACCTGGCGTTCAATGGCGGCGCGTTCTCCGGCGACGCCGCCGCGGTGACCGCCGAAGTGCTGAAAGCCTTCGTCGACCGGCTACAGCCCGCCACACCCGTCCCCGCTCCCGTGAAGCTCGCGGGTGATGTCTCACGGTTCGAAGGCAGCTACAACAACACACGGCTGGACTACGACAACTTCACGAAGGTCCGCGCGCTCGCGGGCGGTGTCACGGTGACCGCGGACGGCGACGGCGTGCTGACGACTTCCGGCCTCGGAGAGGGGACCCGGCGCTGGACACAGACCGAACCGGGGCTGTTCACCGACGCCGCCGGTGAGCGCATCGCGTTCCGCGAGTCCGGCGAGGAGGTCCTGCTCTTCGCGGGCGACGACCCGAACTCCTCCTACCAACGGACGTCATGGCTCGGCTCGCCCTCCACGCACCTGCTGATCCTCGGTGTCTCGCTGCTGCTCCTCCTGGGCGCGCTGGTGTGGTGGCCGATTCGCGCGTTCGTCCGGCGCGGCCGGGAACGGAACCCGTCGGGCGCTCGGTTCGCGACCGTCGCCGCCTGGTCCGCGGCGCTGGCCGTCCTGCTGTTCACGACCGGTTTCGCCCTGCTCATGAGCGATCTGAGCGCCGCCGCCGTGGCGCTGACGTCCGGCCACTCGCCGTTGCTGAGCGTCACCTTGCTCCTGCCGAACGCCGTCCTGCTCCTGACCGGCGCGGCCGTCGTCTGCGCGGTGCTCGCCTGGGTCCGCGGCTGGTGGACCACGCCCGCCAGGATCACCTACACGGTGGTTTCCGTTGCCCTGCTCGCCTTCCTCGGCGTCATCGCCTCTTATCACCTGGTGGGACTGCCCTACCTGGCTTGA
- a CDS encoding superoxide dismutase, producing the protein MARYVLPDLDYDYSALAPHISGEINELHHSKHHATYVKGANDTLDKIAEAREAGNFGDIVGLQTTLAFHLAGHANHVVWWKILSPEGGDKPTGELASAIDEAFGSFDKFKAQFTAVATTIQGNGWAALSWDPIGKTLITQQLRDHHNNLVLPTTPILLVDVWEHAFYLDYKNVKPDYVKALWNIFNWAEISKRFDNAVAGGNGLLLG; encoded by the coding sequence ATGGCCCGCTACGTGCTCCCCGATCTCGACTATGACTACAGCGCTCTGGCGCCGCACATCTCGGGCGAGATCAACGAGCTGCACCACAGCAAGCACCACGCGACCTACGTCAAGGGCGCGAACGACACGCTCGACAAGATCGCCGAGGCCCGCGAGGCCGGCAACTTCGGTGACATCGTCGGCCTGCAGACCACGCTGGCGTTCCACCTCGCCGGGCACGCCAACCACGTCGTGTGGTGGAAGATCCTCTCCCCGGAAGGCGGCGACAAGCCGACCGGCGAGCTGGCCTCCGCGATCGACGAGGCGTTCGGCTCCTTCGACAAGTTCAAGGCGCAGTTCACCGCGGTCGCCACCACGATCCAGGGCAACGGCTGGGCCGCGCTCTCCTGGGACCCGATCGGCAAGACGCTGATCACCCAGCAGCTGCGCGACCACCACAACAACCTGGTCCTCCCGACCACGCCGATCCTGCTGGTCGACGTCTGGGAGCACGCGTTCTACCTGGACTACAAGAACGTGAAGCCGGACTACGTCAAGGCGCTCTGGAACATCTTCAACTGGGCCGAGATCTCCAAGCGGTTCGACAACGCCGTCGCCGGTGGCAACGGCCTGCTGCTCGGCTGA